The genomic window TGCCGAAAATTTTCTGGAAGGCGCCGAGGAGGTTCTGGCTGGAGAGGTGACGTTATTCGACCTGCTGGAGGCCATGAAGAAAATCCTGCAAGGAATTCCCCCCGAAGAGTTTCAAGAAATCTCCCTGGATCAACTGAGTATTAAGGAGAGGATCCATCAGATCATGGAACACCTCTGGGAAAAAGAGTCCCTGACCTTTGCCGAACTGTTTACCTCCACCACCCCCAGAGGGGAGATCATCGTGACTTTTTTGGCCCTGCTGGAGCTTCTCCGCTTGCGTATGATCAAGGTCTTCCAGGCTGAATCTTTTGGAACCATCCGGATTTTTGCGCCGCTCGGGCGAGAAGAAGGCCAGAAAAGAATAGAAGAAAGGATCCTGTAAAGTGGACGACACGCAACGAAAAGCTTTGATCGAAGCATTAATCTTCATTTCGGAAAACCCCCTCAGTTTGGAACGGATCAAAGAAGTCCTGGGCGAAGTTCAAAAAAAGGACCTCCAACATTTGCTATCCGAATTAATGGAAGAATATAGCCGCGCCGCGCGTGGCTTTACCCTAGTAGAAGTTGCCGAGGGCTTCCAATTTCGAACCCGTCCCGAGTACGCCGAATGGATTAAAAAATTGAAGAAGACCAAACCGCTTGGCCTCAGCCAGCCGGCTCTGGAAACTTTGGCCATCATCGCCTACAAACAACCCGTGGTGCGCGGGGAAGTGGAGAAGATCCGGGGAGTGGATTCCGGGGGCGTCTTACGCACTCTCCTCGAAAAAAAATTGATCAGGATCCTCGGGAAGAAAGACGTGCCGGGCAAACCGCTGGTTTACGGAACTTCCAAACAATTTCTGGAGATGTTCGGTTTGAAAGATCTATCCAGCCTTCCCACCCTTAAGGACATGGAAGGATTAGGTCCTCCTCCGGCAGAGGATCTTTTGCCCTTCGCCGACCCAACCGCAGAAGGGGAAGAGGGCATTGAGCACGGGAAGACTGAAATTTTGCCAGGCCAAGAGGCAGGAAACGATGAGCCCCCTGCAGAGATTGCCAAAGATCCTTTCTGAAATCGGGGTTGCCTCCCGGCGCCAAGCCGAGAATCTGATCCGGGAAGGGCGAGTCACCGTCAATGGACGAGCCGCCCAGATTGGTGATAAAGCCGATCCTGTTCAGGACCACATCAAAGTCGATGGCCGACGAGTTTTTCCTTCTGCCGCGAAAGTTTATGTCCTTTTAAACAAGCCCAAGGGCACGGTAACAACGGCAGAGGATCCGGAAGGAAGGACAACGGTTTTAGACCTGATAAAGGCTCCGCCAACTCGGCTGTTCCCCGTGGGCCGCCTGGATTATGATGCCGAGGGATTTCTCCTTTTGACCAATGATGGGGACCTGGCCCATCGCCTATCTCACCCTTCTTTTCGTATCCCCCGCACCTACCAAGTGAAAATAAAAGGTCAACCCAGTCCCGCAGAGATCGGAAGGTTAAGCCGGGGAATTTTTTTGGAGGATGGGCGCACGGCTCCCTGCCGCATCACGACTCTGAGAGGGACCGAAGACAATCTGTGGTTGGAGATGGTTTTGTATGAAGGAAGAAACCGGCAAGTGAAAAGGATGTGGAAAAAGCTCGGCTACCCCGTATTGAAACTGAAGCGGGTTGCTTTTGCCGGGCTGCACGTGGGTAGACTTCGGCCTGGGGAATACCGAAACCTTCGGCCCAGAGAAATACAGAAACTCAAAGAACTCGTGGCAAAAAAATCGCCGGGTGAACAGCAAAGCGATCGTTCTGGCACCAGGAATCATGGAAGCGGTAAGGAGGTGGGTTCATGAAATTTTCCAAAAAAGGAGACCGAGGGTTTACCAGCCTGCTGGGGGGCCAGAGGATTCCCAAATCCGGACCGAGGCCCGAAGCTTACGGCACCCTCGATGAGGCCAGTTCCGCCTTGGGAATTGCCAGAGCGGCGGCAACCAGGTTGAAGACCAAAGAAATCATCCTGGCCCTCCAGAAAGATCTCCTCATTCTTGGGGCGGAGCTGGCCACTGCTGCGGAGGATATGAAAAAGTACTCCTACCAAATTACCACGGAGCACATCGCCCGTTTAGAAGGTTTGATCGAAGAGTTACAAGTGGAAGTCAAACTAAAAAATGAATTTATCTTACCCGGTGCGACGATGGCTTCGGCAGCCATCGATCTGGCCCGGGCCATTGTTCGCCGGGCGGAACGAAAAGCCGTGCGTTTATTCCAGGAGAAAATTATCGACAATGTCGATGTGCTGCGCTTCCTGAACCGCCTCGCCGACTTGCTTTTCACCCTGGCCCGATATGAGGAAAATCAAGAGAAAACGTGAACTCCTTTGTCCGGATGGCTAAAAAAACGATCCAAAAATACGTCATGCTCCAACCTGGAGAACGAGTCGTGGTAGGTGTTTCCGGGGGCGCGGATTCCATGGCCCTCCTCCACGTACTTTGGGAATTGCGCCGGGATTTTCGTCTTTCCTTAGTCGTTGCCCACCTGGACCATGGGCTCCGCCCGGAGGGACGAGCTGAAAGATCCTTTGTCCGCAAGGCTTCGGTGCAATTGGGGATTCCTTTTATCAGCCGGAAGGTGGATGTACGGGAAAAACAAAAGGAACAACGCCTAACCCTGCAGGAGGCGGCGCGAGAAGTACGATATTCTTTCCTTCTGGAAGCAGCCAAAATTCATCAGGCCACAAAGATTGCCCTCGGGCACACGGCTGACGACCAGGCCGAGTCGATCATTATGCGACTCCTCCGGGGTTCCGGGACCCGCGGACTTGGGGGAATCCCTCCCGTGCGCGGGGAAGTTTTCATCCGGCCTCTCATTGAGTCCTGGCGGGAAGAGGTAGAACGCTTTCTGCAGGAAAGGAAGGTAGCTTTCTTAACCGATCCTTCCAATCGTTCCCTGCAGTTTTTGCGCAACCGGATCCGGCATGAACTCCTCCCCATCCTCCAGCAGTATAACCCCCGCTTGCGCCATACGCTGGTGCAAATGGCCGAAATATTCCGGGCGGAAGAGGATTTCTGGCAGAATCTCCTTAAGGAAAAATTTCCTTCATTGGTCCGGAGTCAGAAGAAGGGTTCGATCACTCTGGATATCCCTTCCCTGATTGCCCAGTCGCTACCCCTCCGCCTTAGATCTTTGCGGTATGCCACAGAAAAAATTTTGGGGCATTTGCGCCGGGTAGGACTTAGCCATATTTTGGCCATTAATAATCTCCTGCACAGTTCGGAACCCAATCAGAGCCTCCAGCTTCCTCAAGGACTTTGCCTGACCAAAGCCTATCAGGCCCTGACCTTTGCGCAATCCAGGGAAGAGATTCTTCCCTTTGAGTATTCCATCGCGGGACCGGGTTGTTGGGAAATCCCAGAGATTGGCCGGGCAATGAGGTTCGAGATATTAACATCCTATCCCCGAGTTAGGCCGAAAAGCTCTTCCTGGGTGGCCTTGCTGGATTTCGATAAAGTGGCTTTTCCCCTGACCATCCGCTCTTTTCGGCCTGGAGACCGCCTGCAGCCTCTGGGTATGGAAGGGGAGAAAAAAGTAAAAGACCTGTTCATCGATTACAAGATCCCTGCAACCCAGCGCAAGAAAATTCCCTTACTTTTCAAAAACGATCAACTTCTCTGGGTTGCCGGCGTCCGCCTCGACCACCGGGTTCGCCTGCAGCCGGAAACCCAAAAAGTCCTGCGGGTAGAACTTATTTAATCTCCATCCGCCGATTGCTTTTTTCATTGTTGCAAGCTTTAATTTGTGCTATAAATAACACTAGATTATTTGACTATTCATCCCATTCCACCTGAGGAAGCACGTAGAAAGAAATTTATGGGGGGAAAAAATTTGAGCCCCTTTTATAAAAACTTAGCTCTTTGGCTGGTCATCAGCTTGATGATGATTCTCCTCTTTAATCTTTTCAACCAACCGCGCACCTCCCAGGAAAAGGTAATTTTCAGTGAATTTTTGGCCGCCTTAGAACGGGGAGAAGTAAAAGAGGTTACGATCCAGGGACACAACCTCTACGGCCGTTATGCCAACCGCAAAGAATTCAAGACCTATGCGCCCAATTATCCTGACCTGATCAAAGCCCTAAAAGAAAAGGACGTGAAGATTTCGGCCAAGCCTGAAGACGATTCCCCCTGGTATATGACCCTGCTGGTCTCCTGGTTTCCGATGTTGCTTCTGATCGGCTTTTGGCTTTTTTTCATGCGCCAGATGCAAGCTGGCGGCACCAAAGCCATGTCCTTTGGCAAAGCCAAGGCCAAATGGCTCACCGAAAAACAACAAAAGATGACTTTTGTTGATGTAGCCGGCATTGAAGAATCGAAGGAAGAACTCCATGAAATCCTTGATTTTCTCCGCGATCCCAAAAAATTTACCATATTGGGGGGACGGATTCCCAAGGGGGTTCTGTTGGTAGGGGCCCCCGGAACCGGTAAGACGCTTTTAGCTCGGGCCATCGCAGGGGAAGCCAACGTTCCCTTCTTTTCCATCAGCGGTTCGGATTTTGTGGAAATGTTCGTGGGCGTGGGCGCCTCCAGGGTCCGGGATCTTTTCATCCAGGGGAAAAAGCATGCTCCCTGTATTATTTTCATCGATGAAATTGACGCGGTGGGGCGCCATCGGGGAGCTGGACTCGGGGGAGGGCACGACGAGCGCGAGCAGACTCTCAACCAACTATTGGTGGAAATGGATGGATTTGAATCCAACGAGGGAGTGATTATTGTAGCCGCTACCAACCGACCTGATGTTTTAGACCCCGCCCTCCTGCGCCCAGGGAGGTTTGACCGGCAAGTCGTGGTTCCCCGGCCCGACGTCAAAGGACGGGAGGAAATTTTAAGGGTCCATACGCGCAAAACTCCCTTAGCGGAGAATGTAAACCTTTCCGTGCTTTCCAGAGGCACTCCCGGCTTCACGGGGGCGGACCTGGAAAATCTGGTCAACGAGGCAGCCCTTTTGGCTGCGCGCCGGGGCAAAACCAAATTGGAAATGGATGATTTCGAAGCTTCCAAAGATAAGGTTCTGATGGGGGTTGAGCGGCGGACAATGTTTATCAGCGAAGAGGAAAAACGCCTTACCGCTTACCATGAGGCGGGCCACACCTTGGTAGCCAAATTTCTCCCCGGTGCTGACCCCATTCATAAAGTTACCATTATTCCCCGGGGTCGGGCCTTAGGAATAACCCAGCAACTACCTGCGGAAGACAAACATACCCTTTCCAAAGAATATATTATTAACAAGATTGCCATTTTTTTGGGGGGGCGGGCTGCGGAGGAGCTGGTCTTGAATACCCAGACCACTGGAGCTGGGAATGACCTGGAAATGGCCACGGAGTGGGCCCGAAAAATGGTCTGCGACTATGGAATGAGCGATAAAATAGGTCCTCTTACTTTCGGTAAAAAAGAGGAATATATTTTTCTCGGGCGGGAAATTGCTCAACGCAAAGATTACAGCGAAAAGACCGCTGTAGATATCGACACCGAAATCAAGCGGATCGTTTTAGAAAATTATGACCGGGCCAAGGATATAATTCTCCAGCATATGGAAAAAATTCATCACTTGGCGTCAGTTCTACTGGAAAAAGAAGTCCTGGCCGGGGAAGAAATTGACCAGGTATTGGGATTAAAAACATCCATTCCCGCATCTACCCCCCCCAAGGAATTGGTTCAAGAGGGGAGACTTCTTTAATAGAAGGGCAAAAGATCACGGGCCAAGGGTTGTGTTCTTTCTCTGCCCTGGTCTCTTGACCTTTGGCCCTTATTTTTTATTTATTCACCGCCGAGAACGCAGAGAGCGCCGCAATGAACCCTCTTTTTCTCCGTTTTCGCAAAAAAAGCTATGACCTTTCCCAGCGCACGCTCATCATGGGCGCGTTGAATGTAACCCCGGATTCTTTCTCCGATGGAGGTCACTTTTTTGATCGGGAAAAGGCAATAGAAGAAGGGTTGCGGTTGGCGCAGGGGGGCGCGGACATCCTGGACATCGGCGGGGAATCGACCCAACCCGGGGCGAAACCGTTAGATGCGGAGGAAGAAAAAAGACGGGTCATTCCGCTCATCCGGACCTTGGTTCAGAAGATCGACATCCCGATCTCCGTGGATACGCGGAAGGCACGCGTAGCGGAAAAGGCCTTGGAAACAGGGGCGGAAATGATCAACGACATTAGCGCCTTGAGGTTCGATGAACGCATGGCCGAAGTGGTGGCGAGATGGAAGGTTCCAGTGGTTCTTATGCACATGCGGGGCAATCCGGAAACCATGCAGCTCGATACCCATTATGATGATTTCTTAGGAGAGATTCTGAGTTTCTTCAGGGAGCGAGTGGCCTTCGCCGAATCTCGGGGAATTCCTGCAGACCAGATCGTTTTAGACCCGGGGATTGGTTTCGGGAAGTCGTTGGAAGAACAGCATAACCTGATCCTTTTAAAATATCTGCAAAACTTTAAGGTTCTGGAAAAACCTTTGCTCATCGGAACTTCCCGGAAAGCTTTCATCGGTAAAATACTGGGACTCCCTCCCCAAGAGAGAGAAGAGGGAACGATGGCTACGGTGGCCGTGGCCATTCTCAATGGAGCGAACATCGTGAGGGTACACGAAGTGGAAAGAATGCGCAGGGTTGTCCAGGTTACCGACGCGGTGCTACGATGTACCCTTCGAACCCCACTTTCCTGAATGGTCTTTAAAAGATTTGGAGGAGAAAGGAAATATGCGGAAACTCTTCGGGACAGATGGCATTCGGGGGGTGGCGAACATCGATCCGATGACCACCGAAATGGCCATGCAGTTAGGACGCGGGGTAGCCTATATTTTCAAGAATAAAGATAAACGTCACCGGATCGTCATCGGAAAAGATACCCGGCTTTCCGGATACATGCTGGAAAATGCCCTGGTAGCCGGTATTTGTTCCATGGGCGTGGATGTGCTTCTGGTTGGCCCATTACCTACTCCAGGTATTGCTTTCCTAACATCTTCGATGCGGGCAGATGCCGGGATTGTGATCTCAGCTTCCCATAACCCTTTTCAGGACAATGGCATCAAAATATTTTCTGGGAATGGGTTTAAACTCCCTGACCAGCTTGAAAACAAGATTGAGGAATTGATCTTCTCCGATCAGATTGATTCCTTGCGCCCTACGGCAGCCGAAGTGGGCAAAGCGTTCCGAGTGGATGATGCCGTAGGGAGATACGTCGTCTACCTAAAAAATTCCTATCCCAAAGAGTTTTCCCTGGACGGGATGAAAATCGTTTTGGATTGTGCGAACGGAGCAGCTTACCGGGTGGCTCCCGCAGTCTTTGAAGAGTTGGGAGCCGAGGTAATTGCTTGGAACATTGAACCTAACGGAGAGAACATTAACTGGCAATGCGGCTCCCTTTATCCGAAGTTAATCATGCAGAAGGTCAAGGATTGCGGGGCGGACATTGGGATTTCCCTGGACGGCGATGCAGATCGGGCTATCTTCTCTGATGAGCTGGGAAATCTTGTCGATGGGGACCGGATCATGGCCATCTGCGCCAATAGCCTGCACCAAGGCAAACGGTTAAGACGGAATACCCTGGTCGCCACGGTCATGAGCAATCTGGGTTTGGACTTGGCCATGAAGGAACGGGGAATTAAGGTCTTGCATACCCAGGTGGGGGATCGCTACGTGGTAGAAGAAATGGCCCGCGGCGGCTATAACTTAGGTGGCGAACAATCTGGCCACTTGATCTTTCTCGACTACAATACTACGGGCGATGGCGTTCTTTCGGCCTTGCAGGTTTTGGCAGTAATGAAAAGGGAAAATAAACGGCTATCGGAACTGGCAAAAATTATGACTCCGTTTCCTCAGGTACTGCTCAATGTCCCGGTCCGGCAAAAAAAAGATCCGCAGCGTATTCCCGAAATAGCTTCTCTCCTTAAAAAGATTGAGGCCAAATTAGTCGATCGCGGGCGCATCCTGGTGCGCTCTTCCGGAACGGAAAGCTTGATCCGGGTTATGGTGGAAGGGGAAAACGAGAAGGAAATCTCTGCCTTCGCGGAACAGATTGCTGAGTGTATTCGGAAAAAAATGGTGGATTAAATAGCGCTCAGCAATCAGTTTTCAGCGATCAGCAATATAAAACGAAAAAACAATAATTTTTAGAGAGTCCGGGGGAATTAAGTTTTCCAACTGAAGGCTGATCGCTGACAGCTGGAAGCTATGGGAAGGAGATAATAGTGCCCAAGCTCTCAGTAAATGTTGACCACGTGGCCACTCTCCGGCAAGCCCGGGGAGGAAAACAACCCGATCCCGTGGCCGCGGCCATCATCGCCGAACTTGCCGGGGCCGATGGGATTATTGTCCATCTGCGGGAAGATCGGAGGCACATCCAGGATCGGGATTTGGAGTTGTTACGCCAAGTCGTTAAAACCCGCATTAATTTAGAGCTGGCCAACACCGAGGAGATCATCCAAATGGCTTTGAGGGTCAAACCGGACCTGGTCACTTTTGTGCCGGAGCGTCGCCAAGAGCTGACGACAGAAGGGGGATTGGATGTTCAGTCCCACCGGGCTTCCCTCCAAAAAAATATACAGAGGCTGAAGAAGGCTGGGATTCCATCCAGTCTTTTCATCGATGCCAACCCCTTGCAGGTTAAGGCCAGCAAACAGGTAGGAGCTGATTGCGTGGAAATCCATACGGGGCAATATGCCGATGCGCCTGACGGCCAGGCCCGGCAAAAAGAATTTCTCCGGATCGCGCAAGCCATCCGGCAAGCCCGCCGCCTTGGCCTGCGGGTCAACATCGGGCACGGCTTGGATTACCGAAACGTCTCTCCCTTTACGGCCCTGCCTGGGATTGAAGACTATAGCATTGGACATAGTATTATCTCGAGGGCTGTGCTGGTGGGGCTGGATCGGGCGGTACGCGAGATGAAGGATTTAATAAATCAGCATACAGGAGACAGAATTCGGAATCCAGAATAAATAAGATTTTTTCTTCTCCTGCCTTCTGCCTTCTGAATTCTGGATACTAAGAACTATGATCTACGGGATTGGCATCGATCTTGTTCAGGTAAAGCGAATCGAGCAAGCCCTGGAACGATGGGGAGATCGATTTAAAAACAAAGTATTTACCCCAGGAGAAATTGATTATTGCTCGAGGAAAAGAAACTCTTCCCCGAATTACGCCGCCCGTTTTGCCGCCAAGGAGGCTTTGGTTAAAGCCCTGGGTATAGGAATGAGGAAGGGAGTTCACTGGAAAGATGTTGAAGTGGCTCGGGGGCCACTGGGCAAGCCCTTGTTAAAATTAAGCAGCCAGGCAGCGGAAGTATGTAAGCAAGAAAAAATCGCAGGGATCTTCGTGAGCATCACCCATGACCAGGAATACAGCAGCGCCATCGTCGTACTGGAAAAGTAAAGGACGAATAAATTAGCCACAGAGGGCACAGAGAACCCAGGCGGCGTTCTCTTCGCTCTCTGTGGTGAACCCTAAAGGGAAAAAGATGAAGCTGGCGACGGCAGAGATTATGAGGAGGCTGGATCAAAGGGCCATTGAGGAATTCGGCATTCCAGGATTGGTGTTGATGGAAAACGCGGCCAGATCCACGGTGAGCGCGATGTTCCGGCTTTTTCCTGACCTTTTGACCAAACGCGTAGGAATATTTGCCGGCCGGGGGAATAATGGAGGAGATGCCTTTGCCGTAGCCCGTTACCTACTCAATCGCGGGGTATTTTGCCAGGTATACCTTCTCACCGCCCAGGAAGAAGTGCAGGGCGACGCGGCCACGAACTTAAAAATTCTAACCCGCATGGGGGGAGAAATTTTCTCTGTCTTGAACGTGGAGGAGTTAGAAGCTCGCCAAGCTCAGGTCGCTAAGAATGATCTCCTCATTGATGGAATTTTAGGCACAGGCCTGAAAGGTCCCGTAAAAGGGCTCTACCGGGAGGTCATTGAATTCATCAATTCTCTCCATCTTCCCGTGGTGGCCATTGACATCCCCTCCGGATTGGATGCGGACAAAGGTCAAGTACTTGGTACCTGTATCCGCGCCAGTTTAACGGTCACTTTTGGGCTGGCCAAAAGGGGTCTTCTGGTACAGCCGGGGCTACAGTTCGTCGGGAAACTGGTTATTGCGGATATCTCCATTCCTTCCTCTGCCATTGAAGCTGAGCGAATTAAAGATAACCTGATCGAAGGGAGTGAATTTTCTCATCTCCTCCTTCCCAAAAAGCCCAACGCCCATAAAGGTGACTTTGGCCATCTGTTGGTCCTTGCCGGGTCCCCTGGAAAAACTGGGGCTGCGGCCATGGTCTGTCAGGCAGCCGTGAGGGTTGGAACCGGACTGGTTACCTTGGGCATCCCCGAGAGCTTAAACCCTATTATGGAAGTGAAAATTACGGAAGCCATGACCGAGCCTCTGCCGGAAACGCAAGATAAAACTCTCGCCTTTAGAGGCCATAAGAGGATCCGCGACCTTTTCTTCCACAAGAATGCCCTGGCCATTGGACCGGGTCTTTCCGTGAATCCGGAGACTGCCCGTTTGATCCGCAGAGTGGCCTTGGAAACCGATCTTCCCATGGTCATCGATGCCGATGGTCTGACCGCCTTTGCGGGCAAGATGGATTTGATCAGTAAAAAGAAGGGATGGGTCGTCTTTACTCCCCACCCTGGGGAGATGGCCCGGCTTTTGGAATCCTCTGTGCAGGAAATTCAACGAGATCGGATTCAAATAGCCAGAAATTTCGCCGAGACGTACGGCCTGATTTTAATATTGAAGGGAGCAAACTCAATTGTCGCCAGCCCGGAGGGAGAGATATTCATCAACCCCACGGGGAACCCAGGAATGGCCTCGGGCGGGATGGGAGATGTGCTCACCGGGATGGTGGGTGGGTTTCTCGCCCAGGGTTTTGTTCCGCTGGAGGCGGCGAAACTCGGCGTGTTCCTTCATGGGTTAGCGGGTGATTTGGTGGCCCACAAGAAGGGGGAAAGAGGAATGGCGGCCACGGACCTGCTTGAGGAAACTCCCCGGCTTTTACGAGCGTTGGCCCGCAGGAATGATCAAATCGATGATTTTTCTATTCCCCTAAGTGCCGCAAGGGTAGATTGAGCTGCCATGAACCCGGGAGGGCAAACAGAAAGGACCTGGAGGGTAAAGACGAAGAGCCCTGATCAAACGATGCATCTGGGCCAGATTTGCGGCGAATTGCTCACCCAAGGTTCGGTCATCGCCCTCATGGGGGACCTGGGCACCGGAAAAACCGTTTTCGCCAAAGGAGTAGCCAAAGGAGTCGGGGTGGTGGACGAGAGGGAAGTCACCAGTCCTTCTTTTGTCCTGGTGAATGAATACCAAGGTCGGTTCCCTGTATACCATGTAGATCTTTATCGCCTGGATAATGCGAGGGAGGTTCAAGATCTGGGCTGGGAAGAACTAATTTCCACTCCGGGAGTAACCTTGATCGAATGGGCGGAAAAAGTCTTACAGCTCCTGCCAGAGGAAAGAACGGAAGTTCACTTCGAGTGGGTAAGCGCTATTGAGCGAAAACTGATGTTCGTCGGCAAAGGCGAGGTTGCCCAAGGTTTGGTGCAATCCCTGGGCGAAAAATGGATGAAGGAGGAGTGAAGTGGCACTCATTGTCCAGAAATACGGGGGCACTTCTGTAGGGGATTTGAGTCGGATCCGCAATGTCGCCCGCCGCGTTGCTAAGACCCGTCAAGAGGGAAATGATGTGGTGGTAGTGGTTTCGGCCATGTCGGGGGAAACCGACCGGCTTATCCAACTCGCTTATCAAGCGAGCGACAACCCTGACCTGCGGGAATATGATGCTTTGATTTCTACGGGAGAACAAGTGAGCATGGCCTTGCTGGCCATTACCCTCAATGCCATGGGGGTTCCGTCAAAGTCATTTTTAGCACCCCAGATACG from Deltaproteobacteria bacterium includes these protein-coding regions:
- the ftsH gene encoding ATP-dependent zinc metalloprotease FtsH gives rise to the protein MSPFYKNLALWLVISLMMILLFNLFNQPRTSQEKVIFSEFLAALERGEVKEVTIQGHNLYGRYANRKEFKTYAPNYPDLIKALKEKDVKISAKPEDDSPWYMTLLVSWFPMLLLIGFWLFFMRQMQAGGTKAMSFGKAKAKWLTEKQQKMTFVDVAGIEESKEELHEILDFLRDPKKFTILGGRIPKGVLLVGAPGTGKTLLARAIAGEANVPFFSISGSDFVEMFVGVGASRVRDLFIQGKKHAPCIIFIDEIDAVGRHRGAGLGGGHDEREQTLNQLLVEMDGFESNEGVIIVAATNRPDVLDPALLRPGRFDRQVVVPRPDVKGREEILRVHTRKTPLAENVNLSVLSRGTPGFTGADLENLVNEAALLAARRGKTKLEMDDFEASKDKVLMGVERRTMFISEEEKRLTAYHEAGHTLVAKFLPGADPIHKVTIIPRGRALGITQQLPAEDKHTLSKEYIINKIAIFLGGRAAEELVLNTQTTGAGNDLEMATEWARKMVCDYGMSDKIGPLTFGKKEEYIFLGREIAQRKDYSEKTAVDIDTEIKRIVLENYDRAKDIILQHMEKIHHLASVLLEKEVLAGEEIDQVLGLKTSIPASTPPKELVQEGRLL
- a CDS encoding cob(I)yrinic acid a,c-diamide adenosyltransferase yields the protein MKFSKKGDRGFTSLLGGQRIPKSGPRPEAYGTLDEASSALGIARAAATRLKTKEIILALQKDLLILGAELATAAEDMKKYSYQITTEHIARLEGLIEELQVEVKLKNEFILPGATMASAAIDLARAIVRRAERKAVRLFQEKIIDNVDVLRFLNRLADLLFTLARYEENQEKT
- the tilS gene encoding tRNA lysidine(34) synthetase TilS, whose product is MNSFVRMAKKTIQKYVMLQPGERVVVGVSGGADSMALLHVLWELRRDFRLSLVVAHLDHGLRPEGRAERSFVRKASVQLGIPFISRKVDVREKQKEQRLTLQEAAREVRYSFLLEAAKIHQATKIALGHTADDQAESIIMRLLRGSGTRGLGGIPPVRGEVFIRPLIESWREEVERFLQERKVAFLTDPSNRSLQFLRNRIRHELLPILQQYNPRLRHTLVQMAEIFRAEEDFWQNLLKEKFPSLVRSQKKGSITLDIPSLIAQSLPLRLRSLRYATEKILGHLRRVGLSHILAINNLLHSSEPNQSLQLPQGLCLTKAYQALTFAQSREEILPFEYSIAGPGCWEIPEIGRAMRFEILTSYPRVRPKSSSWVALLDFDKVAFPLTIRSFRPGDRLQPLGMEGEKKVKDLFIDYKIPATQRKKIPLLFKNDQLLWVAGVRLDHRVRLQPETQKVLRVELI
- a CDS encoding pseudouridine synthase; its protein translation is MSPLQRLPKILSEIGVASRRQAENLIREGRVTVNGRAAQIGDKADPVQDHIKVDGRRVFPSAAKVYVLLNKPKGTVTTAEDPEGRTTVLDLIKAPPTRLFPVGRLDYDAEGFLLLTNDGDLAHRLSHPSFRIPRTYQVKIKGQPSPAEIGRLSRGIFLEDGRTAPCRITTLRGTEDNLWLEMVLYEGRNRQVKRMWKKLGYPVLKLKRVAFAGLHVGRLRPGEYRNLRPREIQKLKELVAKKSPGEQQSDRSGTRNHGSGKEVGS
- a CDS encoding pyridoxine 5'-phosphate synthase — its product is MPKLSVNVDHVATLRQARGGKQPDPVAAAIIAELAGADGIIVHLREDRRHIQDRDLELLRQVVKTRINLELANTEEIIQMALRVKPDLVTFVPERRQELTTEGGLDVQSHRASLQKNIQRLKKAGIPSSLFIDANPLQVKASKQVGADCVEIHTGQYADAPDGQARQKEFLRIAQAIRQARRLGLRVNIGHGLDYRNVSPFTALPGIEDYSIGHSIISRAVLVGLDRAVREMKDLINQHTGDRIRNPE
- the glmM gene encoding phosphoglucosamine mutase codes for the protein MRKLFGTDGIRGVANIDPMTTEMAMQLGRGVAYIFKNKDKRHRIVIGKDTRLSGYMLENALVAGICSMGVDVLLVGPLPTPGIAFLTSSMRADAGIVISASHNPFQDNGIKIFSGNGFKLPDQLENKIEELIFSDQIDSLRPTAAEVGKAFRVDDAVGRYVVYLKNSYPKEFSLDGMKIVLDCANGAAYRVAPAVFEELGAEVIAWNIEPNGENINWQCGSLYPKLIMQKVKDCGADIGISLDGDADRAIFSDELGNLVDGDRIMAICANSLHQGKRLRRNTLVATVMSNLGLDLAMKERGIKVLHTQVGDRYVVEEMARGGYNLGGEQSGHLIFLDYNTTGDGVLSALQVLAVMKRENKRLSELAKIMTPFPQVLLNVPVRQKKDPQRIPEIASLLKKIEAKLVDRGRILVRSSGTESLIRVMVEGENEKEISAFAEQIAECIRKKMVD
- a CDS encoding NAD(P)H-hydrate dehydratase, which translates into the protein MKLATAEIMRRLDQRAIEEFGIPGLVLMENAARSTVSAMFRLFPDLLTKRVGIFAGRGNNGGDAFAVARYLLNRGVFCQVYLLTAQEEVQGDAATNLKILTRMGGEIFSVLNVEELEARQAQVAKNDLLIDGILGTGLKGPVKGLYREVIEFINSLHLPVVAIDIPSGLDADKGQVLGTCIRASLTVTFGLAKRGLLVQPGLQFVGKLVIADISIPSSAIEAERIKDNLIEGSEFSHLLLPKKPNAHKGDFGHLLVLAGSPGKTGAAAMVCQAAVRVGTGLVTLGIPESLNPIMEVKITEAMTEPLPETQDKTLAFRGHKRIRDLFFHKNALAIGPGLSVNPETARLIRRVALETDLPMVIDADGLTAFAGKMDLISKKKGWVVFTPHPGEMARLLESSVQEIQRDRIQIARNFAETYGLILILKGANSIVASPEGEIFINPTGNPGMASGGMGDVLTGMVGGFLAQGFVPLEAAKLGVFLHGLAGDLVAHKKGERGMAATDLLEETPRLLRALARRNDQIDDFSIPLSAARVD
- the folP gene encoding dihydropteroate synthase, with product MNPLFLRFRKKSYDLSQRTLIMGALNVTPDSFSDGGHFFDREKAIEEGLRLAQGGADILDIGGESTQPGAKPLDAEEEKRRVIPLIRTLVQKIDIPISVDTRKARVAEKALETGAEMINDISALRFDERMAEVVARWKVPVVLMHMRGNPETMQLDTHYDDFLGEILSFFRERVAFAESRGIPADQIVLDPGIGFGKSLEEQHNLILLKYLQNFKVLEKPLLIGTSRKAFIGKILGLPPQEREEGTMATVAVAILNGANIVRVHEVERMRRVVQVTDAVLRCTLRTPLS
- the scpB gene encoding SMC-Scp complex subunit ScpB, with the protein product MDDTQRKALIEALIFISENPLSLERIKEVLGEVQKKDLQHLLSELMEEYSRAARGFTLVEVAEGFQFRTRPEYAEWIKKLKKTKPLGLSQPALETLAIIAYKQPVVRGEVEKIRGVDSGGVLRTLLEKKLIRILGKKDVPGKPLVYGTSKQFLEMFGLKDLSSLPTLKDMEGLGPPPAEDLLPFADPTAEGEEGIEHGKTEILPGQEAGNDEPPAEIAKDPF
- the acpS gene encoding holo-ACP synthase, producing the protein MIYGIGIDLVQVKRIEQALERWGDRFKNKVFTPGEIDYCSRKRNSSPNYAARFAAKEALVKALGIGMRKGVHWKDVEVARGPLGKPLLKLSSQAAEVCKQEKIAGIFVSITHDQEYSSAIVVLEK